A single Denticeps clupeoides chromosome 7, fDenClu1.1, whole genome shotgun sequence DNA region contains:
- the mical2b gene encoding F-actin-monooxygenase mical2b isoform X7, with product MGETEDERTSQAGQLFENFVQASTCKGTMQAFCILCRQLELDPSNYTDFYHSLKSAVTSWKAKGLWSKLDKRASHKEYMKGKACTDTKCLVIGSGPCGLRTAIELAFLGAKVVVIEKRDTFSRNNVLHLWPYTIHDLRGLGAKKFYGKFCAGSIDHISIRQLQLMLLKIALIVGVEVHVNVEFIKLLEPPEDQPNEGPGWRAEIRPAGHPISDFDFDVVVGADGRRSTLDGFRRKEFRGKLAIAITANFVNRNTTAEAKVEEISGVAFIFNQKFFLDLKEETGIDLENIVYYKDNTHYFVMTAKKQSLLDKGVIIHDYIETERLLSSQNVDQEALLSYAREAADFGTNYQLPSLDYAINHYGQPDVAMFDFTCMYASENAALVRENFRHQLLVALVGDSLLEPFWPMGTGCARGFLAAFDTAWMVRGWAQGRAPLEILAERESIYRLLPQTTPENINKNFDQYTIDPSTRYPNLNANCVRPHQVQHLYMNGDQDSCSLQGGGPLRSSVSLSRQELEIRPRQLLSWCQKQTQGYRGVEVTDLTSSWKSGLALCALIHSYRPDLIDFDSLNEADSSRNNQLAFDVAEREFGIQPVTTGAEIAAEREPDKLLMVLYLSKFYEIFYATAVPAAGVPHERDENNDSSTAATAVYNLINFTLPRKRIPKEEKLEDKDATNRKRRKGSKCLEELVPSQSAAPPAEGGNARENKVRSMATQLLAKFEENAASGEQRRQSESDCCTESLARSASLDMAENPRFSKPKDQTFPSAPSQPKWQPSIYLRLLSTGSSPQCKTQPPKIHLGSYLSLSPVHSPPPSPQPICRKATVASPPSHTTGNTSRSCLAASSSSSSSCPLTTTAMSDMLQRLQHLEDKICQRKAKTLSTREFSKKSIKERAQHLSSMFPGHSPQVSLSSSCSAPAATRSSTVSVSVSSSLSCFPLVLTPPEPLKQRTVGKVSSVIGAKALTLAILYENDHRLKPAGSSLSPSKEFPQNLGGSDICSFCQKRVYVMERLSAEGHFFHRECFRCSICRCTLRLGGHAFDSEQGKFYCKMHFSQAKVKSKTRRRTIEGSGVTLLDGHNLSTSPGSLQSHASACFTFPVLQPLIGYIMAARRIPTGS from the exons ATGGGTGAAACCGAGGATGAACGCACTTCCCAGGCTGGGCAGCTCTTTGAGAACTTTGTCCAGGCCTCCACATGCAAAGGTACCATGCAGGCCTTCTGCATCTTATGCCGGCAATTGGAGCTTGACCCGTCAAACTACACAGACTTTTACCACAGCCTTAAGAGTGCTGTCACCTCCTGGAAGGCCAAAGGCCTCTGGAGCAAACTGGACAAGAGAGCCAGCCATAAGGAATACATGAAGGGCAAAGCCTGCACAGATACCAAG TGTCTGGTCATCGGTAGTGGCCCCTGTGGCCTGCGGACTGCCATCGAGCTGGCCTTCCTTGGAGCCAAGGTGGTGGTGATTGAGAAGAGGGATACCTTCTCCAGGAATAATGTGCTTCACCTTTGGCCTTACACTATCCATGACCTCAGGGGCCTGGGGGCCAAGAAGTTCTATGGGAAGTTCTGTGCTGGATCCATAGACCATATca GCATTCGCCAGCTGCAGCTCATGCTGTTGAAGATTGCTCTCATCGTTGGTGTGGAGGTGCATGTCAATGTGGAGTTTATCAAGCTTCTGGAACCACCAGAGGACCAGCCGAATGAAG GGCCTGGATGGAGGGCTGAGATCCGTCCAGCTGGTCATCCCATCTCCGACTTTGACTTTGACGTGGTGGTCGGGGCAGATGGCCGCAGGAGCACACTGGATG GCTTCAGGAGGAAGGAGTTCCGGGGGAAGCTTGCTATCGCCATCACAGCCAACTTTGTAAACCGCAACACCACAGCCGAGGCTAAGGTGGAGGAGATCAGTGGCGTGGCCTTCATCTTCAACCAGAAGTTCTTCCTGGATCTCAAGGAAGAGACAG GAATTGATTTGGAGAACATTGTGTATTACAAGGACAACACTCACTACTTTGTCATGACGGCCAAAAAACAGAGCCTGCTGGACAAGGGCGTTATAATTCAC GATTACATTGAGACTGAAAGACTGCTGAGCAGCCAGAACGTAGACCAGGAAGCCCTGCTCTCATATGCACGCGAGGCAGCCGATTTCGGCACCAATTACCAGCTGCCCTCGCTCGACTACGCCATCAACCACTATGGCCAACCAGATGTGGCCATGTTTGACTTCACGTGCATGTACGCCTCGGAGAACGCGGCACTGGTCCGGGAGAATTTCCGCCATCAGCTGTTGGTGGCTCTCGTTGGAGACAGCCTGCTCGAG CCTTTCTGGCCCATGGGGACGGGCTGCGCTCGTGGCTTCCtggctgccttcgatacagccTGGATGGTGCGAGGATGGGCACAGGGCAGAGCGCCTCTGGAGATCTTGGCAGAGAG GGAAAGCATTTACAGGCTGCTGCCTCAAACAACACCTGAAAATATCAATAAGAATTTTGATCAGTACACCATTGACCCGTCTACAAGGTACCCCAACCTCAATGCCAACTGTGTGCGCCCCCATCAG GTGCAACATCTGTACATGAATGGAGATCAGGACTCATGTTCACTGCAGGGTGGTGGTCCTCTCCGTAGCTCTGTCAGTCTCTCCAGACAAG AGTTAGAGATCAGGCCCAGGCAGCTGCTGTCCTGGTGTCAGAAGCAGACTCAGGGATACAGGGGCGTGGAGGTGACGGACCTCACTTCCTCCTGGAAGAGTGGCTTGGCTCTCTGTGCGCTCATTCACAGCTACAGACCAGACCTTAT TGATTTTGACTCCCTGAATGAGGCAGACTCATCGAGGAACAACCAGCTGGCCTTTGACGTGGCTGAACGTGAGTTCGGTATTCAGCCCGTCACCACGGGAGCAGAGATCGCTGCTGAGCGGGAGCCGGACAAGCTCCTTATGGTGCTGTACCTCTCCAAGTTTTACGAGATTTTCTACGCCACTGCTGTGCCTGCAGCTG GTGTACCACATGAAAGAGACGAGAACAATGATTCATCAACGGCTGCGACGGCTGTTTACAACCTGATTAACTTTACGCTGCCAAGAAAGAGGATTCCGAAG gaagaaaagcTGGAGGACAAAGATGCAACAAACAGAAAACGGAGAAAAGGCTCCAAATGTTTGGAGGAG CTGGTGCCCAGTCAGAGTGCTGCCCCTCCAGCTGAGGGCGGGAATGCAAGGGAGAACAAGGTGCGCTCCATGGCAACCCAGCTTCTGGCCAAGTTTGAGGAAAATGCGGCCAGTGGTGAGCAACGCAGACAG TCTGAGTCTGACTGTTGCACTGAAAGCCTGGCCAGGTCAGCTTCTCTGGACATGGCTGAGAACCCTCGCTTTTCCAAACCCAAGGACCAAACCTTCCCCTCAGCTCCATCCCAGCCTAAGTGGCAG CCGTCTATCTATCTGAGGCTCCTGTCAACGGGATcttctcctcagtgcaagacccAGCCTCCCAAAATCCATTTGGGGTCCTATCTGTCACTCAGTCCTGTTCATAGTCCCCCTCCCAGCCCCCAGCCCATTTGCAGAAAAGCAACAGTTGCTTCTCCTCCATCACACACAACAGGAAACACGAGCAGGTCCTGTTTAGCTGCgtcttcttcctcatcctcttcctgcCCCCTCACAACTACTGCCATGTCTGACATGCTCCAGCGTCTACAGCACCTTGAAGACAAGATTTGTCAG AGGAAAGCAAAAACCTTAAGCACCAGAGAGTTCAGTAAAAAGAGCATTAAGGAGAGGGCCCAGCACCTGAGCTCCATGTTCCCGGGGCACAGTCCTCAG GTGTCTCTTAGTTCATCATGCTCTGCTCCTGCTGCTACCAGATCCTCaactgtctctgtctctgtgtcctcctctctgtcctgTTTTCCTCTTGTCCTCACCCCACCTGAGCCCCTAAAGCAG AGAACAGTGGGCAAGGTCTCCTCAGTGATAGGGGCCAAAGCTCTGACACTGGCCATCCTCTATGAGAATGACCACAGACTCAAACCTGCTGGCTCCTCACTCTCACCG AGTAAGGAGTTCCCACAGAACCTGGGTGGCAGCGACATTTGCTCTTTCTGCCAGAAGCGTGTGTATGTGATGGAGCGCCTGAGCGCCGAGGGCCACTTCTTCCACCGGGAATGCTTCCGCTGCAGCATCTGCCGATGCACCCTGCGGCTGGGAGGACATGCCTTCGACTCTGAGCAGG GCAAGTTCTACTGCAAGATGCATTTTTCTCAGGCTAAAGTCAAGAGTAAGACTAGAAGGAGAACG ATCGAAGGCAGCGGAGTGACTTTACTTGATGGCCACAACCTCTCCACCTCACCAGGCAGCCTACAGAGCCACGCCTCAG CCTGTTTCACG
- the mical2b gene encoding F-actin-monooxygenase mical2b isoform X8: MGETEDERTSQAGQLFENFVQASTCKGTMQAFCILCRQLELDPSNYTDFYHSLKSAVTSWKAKGLWSKLDKRASHKEYMKGKACTDTKCLVIGSGPCGLRTAIELAFLGAKVVVIEKRDTFSRNNVLHLWPYTIHDLRGLGAKKFYGKFCAGSIDHISIRQLQLMLLKIALIVGVEVHVNVEFIKLLEPPEDQPNEGPGWRAEIRPAGHPISDFDFDVVVGADGRRSTLDGFRRKEFRGKLAIAITANFVNRNTTAEAKVEEISGVAFIFNQKFFLDLKEETGIDLENIVYYKDNTHYFVMTAKKQSLLDKGVIIHDYIETERLLSSQNVDQEALLSYAREAADFGTNYQLPSLDYAINHYGQPDVAMFDFTCMYASENAALVRENFRHQLLVALVGDSLLEPFWPMGTGCARGFLAAFDTAWMVRGWAQGRAPLEILAERESIYRLLPQTTPENINKNFDQYTIDPSTRYPNLNANCVRPHQVQHLYMNGDQDSCSLQGGGPLRSSVSLSRQELEIRPRQLLSWCQKQTQGYRGVEVTDLTSSWKSGLALCALIHSYRPDLIDFDSLNEADSSRNNQLAFDVAEREFGIQPVTTGAEIAAEREPDKLLMVLYLSKFYEIFYATAVPAAGVPHERDENNDSSTAATAVYNLINFTLPRKRIPKEEKLEDKDATNRKRRKGSKCLEELVPSQSAAPPAEGGNARENKVRSMATQLLAKFEENAASGEQRRQSESDCCTESLARSASLDMAENPRFSKPKDQTFPSAPSQPKWQPSIYLRLLSTGSSPQCKTQPPKIHLGSYLSLSPVHSPPPSPQPICRKATVASPPSHTTGNTSRSCLAASSSSSSSCPLTTTAMSDMLQRLQHLEDKICQRKAKTLSTREFSKKSIKERAQHLSSMFPGHSPQVSLSSSCSAPAATRSSTVSVSVSSSLSCFPLVLTPPEPLKQRTVGKVSSVIGAKALTLAILYENDHRLKPAGSSLSPSKEFPQNLGGSDICSFCQKRVYVMERLSAEGHFFHRECFRCSICRCTLRLGGHAFDSEQGKFYCKMHFSQAKVKSKTRRRTIEGSGVTLLDGHNLSTSPGSLQSHASESQQEASLVHPLKVQAQSTW; encoded by the exons ATGGGTGAAACCGAGGATGAACGCACTTCCCAGGCTGGGCAGCTCTTTGAGAACTTTGTCCAGGCCTCCACATGCAAAGGTACCATGCAGGCCTTCTGCATCTTATGCCGGCAATTGGAGCTTGACCCGTCAAACTACACAGACTTTTACCACAGCCTTAAGAGTGCTGTCACCTCCTGGAAGGCCAAAGGCCTCTGGAGCAAACTGGACAAGAGAGCCAGCCATAAGGAATACATGAAGGGCAAAGCCTGCACAGATACCAAG TGTCTGGTCATCGGTAGTGGCCCCTGTGGCCTGCGGACTGCCATCGAGCTGGCCTTCCTTGGAGCCAAGGTGGTGGTGATTGAGAAGAGGGATACCTTCTCCAGGAATAATGTGCTTCACCTTTGGCCTTACACTATCCATGACCTCAGGGGCCTGGGGGCCAAGAAGTTCTATGGGAAGTTCTGTGCTGGATCCATAGACCATATca GCATTCGCCAGCTGCAGCTCATGCTGTTGAAGATTGCTCTCATCGTTGGTGTGGAGGTGCATGTCAATGTGGAGTTTATCAAGCTTCTGGAACCACCAGAGGACCAGCCGAATGAAG GGCCTGGATGGAGGGCTGAGATCCGTCCAGCTGGTCATCCCATCTCCGACTTTGACTTTGACGTGGTGGTCGGGGCAGATGGCCGCAGGAGCACACTGGATG GCTTCAGGAGGAAGGAGTTCCGGGGGAAGCTTGCTATCGCCATCACAGCCAACTTTGTAAACCGCAACACCACAGCCGAGGCTAAGGTGGAGGAGATCAGTGGCGTGGCCTTCATCTTCAACCAGAAGTTCTTCCTGGATCTCAAGGAAGAGACAG GAATTGATTTGGAGAACATTGTGTATTACAAGGACAACACTCACTACTTTGTCATGACGGCCAAAAAACAGAGCCTGCTGGACAAGGGCGTTATAATTCAC GATTACATTGAGACTGAAAGACTGCTGAGCAGCCAGAACGTAGACCAGGAAGCCCTGCTCTCATATGCACGCGAGGCAGCCGATTTCGGCACCAATTACCAGCTGCCCTCGCTCGACTACGCCATCAACCACTATGGCCAACCAGATGTGGCCATGTTTGACTTCACGTGCATGTACGCCTCGGAGAACGCGGCACTGGTCCGGGAGAATTTCCGCCATCAGCTGTTGGTGGCTCTCGTTGGAGACAGCCTGCTCGAG CCTTTCTGGCCCATGGGGACGGGCTGCGCTCGTGGCTTCCtggctgccttcgatacagccTGGATGGTGCGAGGATGGGCACAGGGCAGAGCGCCTCTGGAGATCTTGGCAGAGAG GGAAAGCATTTACAGGCTGCTGCCTCAAACAACACCTGAAAATATCAATAAGAATTTTGATCAGTACACCATTGACCCGTCTACAAGGTACCCCAACCTCAATGCCAACTGTGTGCGCCCCCATCAG GTGCAACATCTGTACATGAATGGAGATCAGGACTCATGTTCACTGCAGGGTGGTGGTCCTCTCCGTAGCTCTGTCAGTCTCTCCAGACAAG AGTTAGAGATCAGGCCCAGGCAGCTGCTGTCCTGGTGTCAGAAGCAGACTCAGGGATACAGGGGCGTGGAGGTGACGGACCTCACTTCCTCCTGGAAGAGTGGCTTGGCTCTCTGTGCGCTCATTCACAGCTACAGACCAGACCTTAT TGATTTTGACTCCCTGAATGAGGCAGACTCATCGAGGAACAACCAGCTGGCCTTTGACGTGGCTGAACGTGAGTTCGGTATTCAGCCCGTCACCACGGGAGCAGAGATCGCTGCTGAGCGGGAGCCGGACAAGCTCCTTATGGTGCTGTACCTCTCCAAGTTTTACGAGATTTTCTACGCCACTGCTGTGCCTGCAGCTG GTGTACCACATGAAAGAGACGAGAACAATGATTCATCAACGGCTGCGACGGCTGTTTACAACCTGATTAACTTTACGCTGCCAAGAAAGAGGATTCCGAAG gaagaaaagcTGGAGGACAAAGATGCAACAAACAGAAAACGGAGAAAAGGCTCCAAATGTTTGGAGGAG CTGGTGCCCAGTCAGAGTGCTGCCCCTCCAGCTGAGGGCGGGAATGCAAGGGAGAACAAGGTGCGCTCCATGGCAACCCAGCTTCTGGCCAAGTTTGAGGAAAATGCGGCCAGTGGTGAGCAACGCAGACAG TCTGAGTCTGACTGTTGCACTGAAAGCCTGGCCAGGTCAGCTTCTCTGGACATGGCTGAGAACCCTCGCTTTTCCAAACCCAAGGACCAAACCTTCCCCTCAGCTCCATCCCAGCCTAAGTGGCAG CCGTCTATCTATCTGAGGCTCCTGTCAACGGGATcttctcctcagtgcaagacccAGCCTCCCAAAATCCATTTGGGGTCCTATCTGTCACTCAGTCCTGTTCATAGTCCCCCTCCCAGCCCCCAGCCCATTTGCAGAAAAGCAACAGTTGCTTCTCCTCCATCACACACAACAGGAAACACGAGCAGGTCCTGTTTAGCTGCgtcttcttcctcatcctcttcctgcCCCCTCACAACTACTGCCATGTCTGACATGCTCCAGCGTCTACAGCACCTTGAAGACAAGATTTGTCAG AGGAAAGCAAAAACCTTAAGCACCAGAGAGTTCAGTAAAAAGAGCATTAAGGAGAGGGCCCAGCACCTGAGCTCCATGTTCCCGGGGCACAGTCCTCAG GTGTCTCTTAGTTCATCATGCTCTGCTCCTGCTGCTACCAGATCCTCaactgtctctgtctctgtgtcctcctctctgtcctgTTTTCCTCTTGTCCTCACCCCACCTGAGCCCCTAAAGCAG AGAACAGTGGGCAAGGTCTCCTCAGTGATAGGGGCCAAAGCTCTGACACTGGCCATCCTCTATGAGAATGACCACAGACTCAAACCTGCTGGCTCCTCACTCTCACCG AGTAAGGAGTTCCCACAGAACCTGGGTGGCAGCGACATTTGCTCTTTCTGCCAGAAGCGTGTGTATGTGATGGAGCGCCTGAGCGCCGAGGGCCACTTCTTCCACCGGGAATGCTTCCGCTGCAGCATCTGCCGATGCACCCTGCGGCTGGGAGGACATGCCTTCGACTCTGAGCAGG GCAAGTTCTACTGCAAGATGCATTTTTCTCAGGCTAAAGTCAAGAGTAAGACTAGAAGGAGAACG ATCGAAGGCAGCGGAGTGACTTTACTTGATGGCCACAACCTCTCCACCTCACCAGGCAGCCTACAGAGCCACGCCTCAG
- the mical2b gene encoding F-actin-monooxygenase mical2b isoform X9 yields the protein MGETEDERTSQAGQLFENFVQASTCKGTMQAFCILCRQLELDPSNYTDFYHSLKSAVTSWKAKGLWSKLDKRASHKEYMKGKACTDTKCLVIGSGPCGLRTAIELAFLGAKVVVIEKRDTFSRNNVLHLWPYTIHDLRGLGAKKFYGKFCAGSIDHISIRQLQLMLLKIALIVGVEVHVNVEFIKLLEPPEDQPNEGPGWRAEIRPAGHPISDFDFDVVVGADGRRSTLDGFRRKEFRGKLAIAITANFVNRNTTAEAKVEEISGVAFIFNQKFFLDLKEETGIDLENIVYYKDNTHYFVMTAKKQSLLDKGVIIHDYIETERLLSSQNVDQEALLSYAREAADFGTNYQLPSLDYAINHYGQPDVAMFDFTCMYASENAALVRENFRHQLLVALVGDSLLEPFWPMGTGCARGFLAAFDTAWMVRGWAQGRAPLEILAERESIYRLLPQTTPENINKNFDQYTIDPSTRYPNLNANCVRPHQVQHLYMNGDQDSCSLQGGGPLRSSVSLSRQELEIRPRQLLSWCQKQTQGYRGVEVTDLTSSWKSGLALCALIHSYRPDLIDFDSLNEADSSRNNQLAFDVAEREFGIQPVTTGAEIAAEREPDKLLMVLYLSKFYEIFYATAVPAAGVPHERDENNDSSTAATAVYNLINFTLPRKRIPKEEKLEDKDATNRKRRKGSKCLEELVPSQSAAPPAEGGNARENKVRSMATQLLAKFEENAASGEQRRQSESDCCTESLARSASLDMAENPRFSKPKDQTFPSAPSQPKWQPSIYLRLLSTGSSPQCKTQPPKIHLGSYLSLSPVHSPPPSPQPICRKATVASPPSHTTGNTSRSCLAASSSSSSSCPLTTTAMSDMLQRLQHLEDKICQRKAKTLSTREFSKKSIKERAQHLSSMFPGHSPQVSLSSSCSAPAATRSSTVSVSVSSSLSCFPLVLTPPEPLKQCNGTALSCEINRDKQTDHISCKLENSGQGLLSDRGQSSDTGHPL from the exons ATGGGTGAAACCGAGGATGAACGCACTTCCCAGGCTGGGCAGCTCTTTGAGAACTTTGTCCAGGCCTCCACATGCAAAGGTACCATGCAGGCCTTCTGCATCTTATGCCGGCAATTGGAGCTTGACCCGTCAAACTACACAGACTTTTACCACAGCCTTAAGAGTGCTGTCACCTCCTGGAAGGCCAAAGGCCTCTGGAGCAAACTGGACAAGAGAGCCAGCCATAAGGAATACATGAAGGGCAAAGCCTGCACAGATACCAAG TGTCTGGTCATCGGTAGTGGCCCCTGTGGCCTGCGGACTGCCATCGAGCTGGCCTTCCTTGGAGCCAAGGTGGTGGTGATTGAGAAGAGGGATACCTTCTCCAGGAATAATGTGCTTCACCTTTGGCCTTACACTATCCATGACCTCAGGGGCCTGGGGGCCAAGAAGTTCTATGGGAAGTTCTGTGCTGGATCCATAGACCATATca GCATTCGCCAGCTGCAGCTCATGCTGTTGAAGATTGCTCTCATCGTTGGTGTGGAGGTGCATGTCAATGTGGAGTTTATCAAGCTTCTGGAACCACCAGAGGACCAGCCGAATGAAG GGCCTGGATGGAGGGCTGAGATCCGTCCAGCTGGTCATCCCATCTCCGACTTTGACTTTGACGTGGTGGTCGGGGCAGATGGCCGCAGGAGCACACTGGATG GCTTCAGGAGGAAGGAGTTCCGGGGGAAGCTTGCTATCGCCATCACAGCCAACTTTGTAAACCGCAACACCACAGCCGAGGCTAAGGTGGAGGAGATCAGTGGCGTGGCCTTCATCTTCAACCAGAAGTTCTTCCTGGATCTCAAGGAAGAGACAG GAATTGATTTGGAGAACATTGTGTATTACAAGGACAACACTCACTACTTTGTCATGACGGCCAAAAAACAGAGCCTGCTGGACAAGGGCGTTATAATTCAC GATTACATTGAGACTGAAAGACTGCTGAGCAGCCAGAACGTAGACCAGGAAGCCCTGCTCTCATATGCACGCGAGGCAGCCGATTTCGGCACCAATTACCAGCTGCCCTCGCTCGACTACGCCATCAACCACTATGGCCAACCAGATGTGGCCATGTTTGACTTCACGTGCATGTACGCCTCGGAGAACGCGGCACTGGTCCGGGAGAATTTCCGCCATCAGCTGTTGGTGGCTCTCGTTGGAGACAGCCTGCTCGAG CCTTTCTGGCCCATGGGGACGGGCTGCGCTCGTGGCTTCCtggctgccttcgatacagccTGGATGGTGCGAGGATGGGCACAGGGCAGAGCGCCTCTGGAGATCTTGGCAGAGAG GGAAAGCATTTACAGGCTGCTGCCTCAAACAACACCTGAAAATATCAATAAGAATTTTGATCAGTACACCATTGACCCGTCTACAAGGTACCCCAACCTCAATGCCAACTGTGTGCGCCCCCATCAG GTGCAACATCTGTACATGAATGGAGATCAGGACTCATGTTCACTGCAGGGTGGTGGTCCTCTCCGTAGCTCTGTCAGTCTCTCCAGACAAG AGTTAGAGATCAGGCCCAGGCAGCTGCTGTCCTGGTGTCAGAAGCAGACTCAGGGATACAGGGGCGTGGAGGTGACGGACCTCACTTCCTCCTGGAAGAGTGGCTTGGCTCTCTGTGCGCTCATTCACAGCTACAGACCAGACCTTAT TGATTTTGACTCCCTGAATGAGGCAGACTCATCGAGGAACAACCAGCTGGCCTTTGACGTGGCTGAACGTGAGTTCGGTATTCAGCCCGTCACCACGGGAGCAGAGATCGCTGCTGAGCGGGAGCCGGACAAGCTCCTTATGGTGCTGTACCTCTCCAAGTTTTACGAGATTTTCTACGCCACTGCTGTGCCTGCAGCTG GTGTACCACATGAAAGAGACGAGAACAATGATTCATCAACGGCTGCGACGGCTGTTTACAACCTGATTAACTTTACGCTGCCAAGAAAGAGGATTCCGAAG gaagaaaagcTGGAGGACAAAGATGCAACAAACAGAAAACGGAGAAAAGGCTCCAAATGTTTGGAGGAG CTGGTGCCCAGTCAGAGTGCTGCCCCTCCAGCTGAGGGCGGGAATGCAAGGGAGAACAAGGTGCGCTCCATGGCAACCCAGCTTCTGGCCAAGTTTGAGGAAAATGCGGCCAGTGGTGAGCAACGCAGACAG TCTGAGTCTGACTGTTGCACTGAAAGCCTGGCCAGGTCAGCTTCTCTGGACATGGCTGAGAACCCTCGCTTTTCCAAACCCAAGGACCAAACCTTCCCCTCAGCTCCATCCCAGCCTAAGTGGCAG CCGTCTATCTATCTGAGGCTCCTGTCAACGGGATcttctcctcagtgcaagacccAGCCTCCCAAAATCCATTTGGGGTCCTATCTGTCACTCAGTCCTGTTCATAGTCCCCCTCCCAGCCCCCAGCCCATTTGCAGAAAAGCAACAGTTGCTTCTCCTCCATCACACACAACAGGAAACACGAGCAGGTCCTGTTTAGCTGCgtcttcttcctcatcctcttcctgcCCCCTCACAACTACTGCCATGTCTGACATGCTCCAGCGTCTACAGCACCTTGAAGACAAGATTTGTCAG AGGAAAGCAAAAACCTTAAGCACCAGAGAGTTCAGTAAAAAGAGCATTAAGGAGAGGGCCCAGCACCTGAGCTCCATGTTCCCGGGGCACAGTCCTCAG GTGTCTCTTAGTTCATCATGCTCTGCTCCTGCTGCTACCAGATCCTCaactgtctctgtctctgtgtcctcctctctgtcctgTTTTCCTCTTGTCCTCACCCCACCTGAGCCCCTAAAGCAG TGCAATGGAACTGCCTTGTCATGTGAAATCAACAGGGATAAACAAACAGATCATATTTCCTGCAA GCTAGAGAACAGTGGGCAAGGTCTCCTCAGTGATAGGGGCCAAAGCTCTGACACTGGCCATCCTCTATGA